The Actinomadura sp. WMMB 499 genome includes a window with the following:
- a CDS encoding DUF1003 domain-containing protein: MTTTTRLETTRLDQPRRYRRSLVPRPHYDPESFGRLSERIARFLGTARFLVYMTVFIIVWITWNWFAPPALRWDPYPFIFLTLILSLQASYAAPLILLAQNRQDDRDRVQYEQDRARTERTTADTEYLTREIAGLRVALSEVVTRDFLRSELQQVLRELDAKDPVR, translated from the coding sequence ATGACCACGACCACCCGACTGGAGACGACCCGCCTGGACCAGCCGCGGCGCTACCGCCGCAGCCTCGTCCCGCGCCCGCACTACGACCCCGAGTCGTTCGGGCGGCTGTCGGAGCGCATCGCGCGGTTCCTCGGCACCGCGCGCTTCCTCGTCTACATGACGGTGTTCATCATCGTGTGGATCACCTGGAACTGGTTCGCGCCGCCCGCGCTGCGCTGGGACCCGTACCCGTTCATCTTCCTGACGCTGATCCTGTCGCTGCAGGCGTCCTACGCGGCCCCGCTGATCCTGCTCGCGCAGAACCGGCAGGACGACCGCGACCGCGTCCAGTACGAGCAGGACCGCGCCCGCACCGAGCGCACCACCGCCGACACCGAGTACCTCACCCGCGAGATCGCCGGACTGCGCGTCGCGCTGAGCGAGGTCGTCACCCGCGACTTCCTGCGCTCGGAGCTGCAGCAGGTCCTCCGCGAACTCGACGCCAAGGACCCCGTCCGCTAG